In Aricia agestis chromosome 16, ilAriAges1.1, whole genome shotgun sequence, one genomic interval encodes:
- the LOC121734658 gene encoding uncharacterized protein LOC121734658: MYAVKKRRLSLINKALSEPEVNRENVLGSETSQTSYCDAGPSTSYSEGSENYLVRPSTSLMDVSVLEPSTSHVEVSTNTEILLSDKCVQINMRSNFRSKAIQVNLTTKKTNVALSPFPLPSQNIGTSPIKPVKTVVKRKLFATNSDSTSISSISSQISHDYEPCSSLDLSYCVQDESEDSDDEKHFKNVMRSSILSAIDREPKMLLGLPKQSYHIIKLLSENIPLSTVDILITLKKLKLNESFSILALHFGYSQSTISRIFNKSLPLIASKMKDLIVWPTPTEVYKNLPISFRARYSNVISIIDCFEIQIEKPSDAVQQSLTWSQYKKCNTLKYLISCTPDGLINFISDGYGGRATDVTIVQDCGYLDCLPPKKAVMADRGFKDLSHLLEARDCTLIRPPSVSQSKPSTKDEVKQSKRIAALRIHVERVINRLREFHMLLPHACVDHNLIPVIDDAITLACGLVNIQDVLIKK, from the coding sequence ATGTATGCTGTTAAGAAAAGAAGATTATCACTTATAAATAAAGCTCTCTCTGAACCTGAAGTCAACAGAGAAAATGTTTTAGGAAGTGAAACTTCACAAACAAGTTATTGTGATGCCGGACCAAGTACTTCCTATAGTGAAGGCTCTGAAAATTATCTAGTGAGGCCTAGTACCTCTCTTATGGATGTTTCTGTATTAGAGCCCAGTACCTCCCATGTTGAAGTCTCTACTAATACAGAAATCTTACTTAGTGACAAGTGTGTGCAAATAAATATGAGATCAAACTTCAGAAGTAAAGCCATTCaagttaatttaactacaaaaaagaCAAATGTAGCTTTATCTCCTTTTCCCCTTCCATCACAAAATATTGGAACTTCACCAATAAAACCTGTGAAAACTGttgtaaaaagaaaattatttgcaACTAATTCTGATAGTACATctatttcttctatttcttcacAGATATCTCATGATTATGAACCCTGTAGCTCATTGGACTTAAGTTATTGTGTGCAAGATGAATCAGAAGATTCAGATgatgaaaaacattttaaaaatgtaatgcGCAGTAGTATTTTAAGTGCCATAGATAGAGAACCCAAAATGTTACTAGGATTACCTAAACAGTCATAccatataataaaacttttaagtGAAAACATTCCACTTTCAACTGTAGACATATTAATAACACTTAAGAAATTGAAGTTAAATGAATCATTCAGCATACTTGCTTTGCATTTTGGCTACTCACAGAGCACTATCAGTAGAATATTCAATAAAAGTTTACCTCTTATCGCATCAAAAATGAAAGACTTGATTGTGTGGCCAACACCAACTGAGGTATATAAAAATTTACCTATATCATTCAGAGCTAGGTATTCAAATGTTATTTCTATTATTGATTGCTTTGAAATCCAAATTGAAAAACCTTCTGATGCAGTCCAGCAATCACTTACTTGGTCACAgtacaaaaaatgtaatacatTGAAGTATTTAATTTCATGTACACCAGATGGGttgattaattttatatctGATGGATATGGTGGAAGAGCTACAGATGTCACAATAGTGCAAGACTGTGGTTACTTGGACTGTTTACCTCCAAAAAAAGCAGTGATGGCTGACAGAGGGTTCAAAGACTTGTCACATTTACTGGAAGCTAGGGACTGTACCCTCATCCGGCCACCTTCTGTTTCACAATCTAAACCTAGCACCAAAGATGAAGTAAAGCAGTCAAAGCGAATAGCAGCTTTGAGAATTCATGTTGAACGAGTAATAAATAGATTAAGAGAGTTTCATATGTTGCTGCCTCATGCTTGTGTAGACCATAATTTAATACCTGTCATTGATGATGCAATAACATTAGCATGTGGTTTGGTAAATATTCAggatgttttaataaaaaaatga
- the LOC121734660 gene encoding uncharacterized protein LOC121734660 isoform X1 yields the protein MTDNGFVKAQSDNLPKIDAFMMRTYFASNPDFTSAEVKGVKAARSQRESYGDSAVGYVQIKREGNLCVVKARITPEHNVRQKSYAVQAICDEAEETVISVECLDCAAHLGGCKHADAFLAWLHRRSEDPPSTSIECYWKKSRLSSIGTSLKFIKAKDICKTPKHNPAPNSSSTGNFLSVVKNNCVTVGDTNNHLMKFYQSPNNVEKLSIHHLILASKATNPVEFVEYCKLVMSTEACEQAELITKDQNDCPLWHELRYGRITASKAYEAAHCKVLDGSLMENILGANKLKDTEAMKRGRFLESQVLTEVEKIKQIKINKCGLKLNAAHPIMGASPDGESTVYSIEIKCPSSEKAMSRYIDSNSEVAPKYMAQLQLQMHFSKKTKGLFCVAHNNFETSKRVTIIEVDYRKQLCETIIEKCTLFWHQAIFPKICTIKEIDS from the exons ATGACGGACAACGGTTTTGTGAAAGCACAGTCGGATAATCTTCCAAAAATAGATGCATTCATGATGAGAACATATTTTGCGTCAAACCCGGATTTTACATCTGCTGAGGTTAAGGGAGTAAAAGCTGCAAg ATCTCAACGAGAATCATATGGCGATTCAGCTGTAGGATATGTACAAATAAAACGAGAGGGAAACTTATGTGTAGTAAAAGCTCGCATCACACCAGAGCACAATGTTCGTCAGAAGTCATATGCAGTTCAAGCTATATGTGATGAAGCTGAAGAAACTGTTATTTCTGTAGAATGTCTGGATTGCGCAGCACACTTAG gagGATGTAAACATGCTGATGCATTTTTAGCATGGCTTCACCGACGTAGTGAAGATCCGCCAAGTACAAGCATTGAGTGCTATTGGAAAAAATCCAGGCTTTCTTCAATTGGTACTAGCTTGAAGTTTATTAAAGCAAAAGATATTTGCAAAACACCTAAACATAATCCTGCACCAAATTCCTCGAGCACTGGCAATTTTCTATCAGtggtaaaaaataattgtgtgaCTGTTGGTGATACAAATAATCATCTGATGAAATTTTATCAATCTCCAAACAATGTAGAGAAACTATCAATCCACCATTTAATTCTTGCAAGCAAGGCTACAAACCCTGTTGAGTTTGTTGAATATTGTAAACTGGTGATGAGTACAGAAGCATGCGAACAAGCTGAATTGATAACTAAAGATCAAAATGACTGTCCATTATGGCATGAGCTAAGATATGGGAGAATCACAGCTTCTAAGGCATATGAGGCAGCACATTGCAAAGTTCTGGATGGTTCCTTAATGGAGAACATATTGGGAGCAAACAAACTAAAGGACACAGAAGCTATGAAAAGGGGACGATTTTTAGAAAGTCAGGTATTGACAGAAGTAgagaaaattaaacaaataaaaataaataagtgcgGGTTGAAATTAAATGCGGCTCATCCTATAATGGGTGCTTCTCCAGATGGGGAAAGTACTGTGTACAGTATAGAAATTAAATGCCCATCATCAGAAAAAGCGATGAGCCGTTATATTGACAGCAATAGTGAAGTGGCTCCAAAATATATGGCGCAGCTACAACTTCAGATgcatttttctaaaaaaactaAGGGTCTTTTTTGTGTTGCTCATAACAATTTTGAAACCTCTAAAAGAGTAACTATAATAGAGGTGGATTATAGAAAACAACTATGTGAAACAATTATAGAAAAATGCACACTGTTTTGGCATCAAGCCATTTTCCCAAAaatatgtaccatcaaggaaattgattcctag
- the LOC121734660 gene encoding uncharacterized protein LOC121734660 isoform X2 produces MTDNGFVKAQSDNLPKIDAFMMRTYFASNPDFTSAEVKGVKAARSQRESYGDSAVGYVQIKREGNLCVVKARITPEHNVRQKSYAVQAICDEAEETVISVECLDCAAHLEACEQAELITKDQNDCPLWHELRYGRITASKAYEAAHCKVLDGSLMENILGANKLKDTEAMKRGRFLESQVLTEVEKIKQIKINKCGLKLNAAHPIMGASPDGESTVYSIEIKCPSSEKAMSRYIDSNSEVAPKYMAQLQLQMHFSKKTKGLFCVAHNNFETSKRVTIIEVDYRKQLCETIIEKCTLFWHQAIFPKICTIKEIDS; encoded by the exons ATGACGGACAACGGTTTTGTGAAAGCACAGTCGGATAATCTTCCAAAAATAGATGCATTCATGATGAGAACATATTTTGCGTCAAACCCGGATTTTACATCTGCTGAGGTTAAGGGAGTAAAAGCTGCAAg ATCTCAACGAGAATCATATGGCGATTCAGCTGTAGGATATGTACAAATAAAACGAGAGGGAAACTTATGTGTAGTAAAAGCTCGCATCACACCAGAGCACAATGTTCGTCAGAAGTCATATGCAGTTCAAGCTATATGTGATGAAGCTGAAGAAACTGTTATTTCTGTAGAATGTCTGGATTGCGCAGCACACTTAG AAGCATGCGAACAAGCTGAATTGATAACTAAAGATCAAAATGACTGTCCATTATGGCATGAGCTAAGATATGGGAGAATCACAGCTTCTAAGGCATATGAGGCAGCACATTGCAAAGTTCTGGATGGTTCCTTAATGGAGAACATATTGGGAGCAAACAAACTAAAGGACACAGAAGCTATGAAAAGGGGACGATTTTTAGAAAGTCAGGTATTGACAGAAGTAgagaaaattaaacaaataaaaataaataagtgcgGGTTGAAATTAAATGCGGCTCATCCTATAATGGGTGCTTCTCCAGATGGGGAAAGTACTGTGTACAGTATAGAAATTAAATGCCCATCATCAGAAAAAGCGATGAGCCGTTATATTGACAGCAATAGTGAAGTGGCTCCAAAATATATGGCGCAGCTACAACTTCAGATgcatttttctaaaaaaactaAGGGTCTTTTTTGTGTTGCTCATAACAATTTTGAAACCTCTAAAAGAGTAACTATAATAGAGGTGGATTATAGAAAACAACTATGTGAAACAATTATAGAAAAATGCACACTGTTTTGGCATCAAGCCATTTTCCCAAAaatatgtaccatcaaggaaattgattcctag